A genomic region of Spirochaetota bacterium contains the following coding sequences:
- a CDS encoding IS5/IS1182 family transposase — translation NRFRRILVRWEKRADTFLAMLHIACGIITWRATGLLE, via the coding sequence AATCGATTCCGGAGGATTCTTGTTCGATGGGAAAAAAGAGCTGATACTTTTCTTGCAATGTTGCACATCGCATGCGGAATCATTACATGGAGAGCAACTGGCCTACTGGAATAG
- a CDS encoding DUF2079 domain-containing protein: protein MTDLRNTREKIALVLDFLSIVAFLIIILIFITGGYRGAIFGIFISIRALLNPVLFLICIYIFRIFFLGEKIESSLPIKILLKIVKSINNNPGKFLILLSIYLIYFKILQHIGYDTYSHDLSVFDYPIHYTLNGKFMYYPWWDSITNYLGIHFSPILLAIVPLYVIFDSPVILLILQGLFISLALIPLFKISEESKFTKEEKLLIGLAFIFNPYTWEGFIYNFHIEVLYPLLFFSAYYTVIKKRYILHSIFIVIILLIKEDAFIYCIMLELFFLIFTDNRRIAILNIALSLIWGIMTLKVIMPSFYIDGNMRNLVAERYGHMGSNFVEIISYILTHPIDMFKLMFNKAFGGFLLSFAFLPVLYMKLSIFALPSIFINLLSRAESQSNLGLYYAMSAIPFYFIAIAISMERFHQKWRKRLLLLIFIIGIVCFRTTGCMIPDYNDFKAHFLFANFHTKDGISAQSNIVPHLPRYKNMKVYPERDGNTIYIMLKLTGFNGVNKSRIEYYKEILHLIDNEGFTVGEYFFPFVILNRDDDRSEGNEKELKVRLNLVKLISEIKHKH, encoded by the coding sequence ATGACAGATCTAAGAAATACCAGAGAAAAAATTGCACTGGTGCTGGATTTTTTGTCAATAGTAGCTTTTCTCATTATAATATTAATTTTTATAACAGGTGGTTATAGAGGTGCTATATTCGGGATATTTATCAGCATAAGGGCATTATTGAATCCTGTTTTATTTTTAATATGTATTTATATTTTTAGAATTTTTTTCCTGGGAGAAAAAATTGAATCCTCATTACCTATCAAGATATTGTTAAAAATTGTAAAAAGTATTAATAATAATCCCGGGAAATTTCTGATCTTGCTTTCAATTTATCTGATATATTTTAAAATATTGCAGCATATTGGATATGATACTTATTCCCATGATTTATCAGTATTCGATTATCCCATTCATTATACCCTTAATGGAAAATTTATGTATTATCCATGGTGGGATTCCATTACAAACTACCTGGGTATTCACTTCTCGCCAATTCTTTTAGCAATTGTCCCACTATATGTGATATTTGATTCTCCTGTAATACTGTTAATCTTACAGGGATTGTTTATATCCCTTGCTCTAATACCATTGTTTAAAATCTCTGAAGAAAGCAAATTCACAAAAGAAGAGAAGTTACTTATTGGATTAGCATTTATTTTTAATCCTTATACTTGGGAAGGATTTATTTATAATTTTCACATTGAAGTATTATATCCATTATTATTTTTTTCAGCTTATTATACTGTTATAAAAAAGAGATATATCCTGCATTCTATTTTCATAGTGATCATATTGTTAATTAAAGAAGATGCTTTTATCTATTGTATAATGCTGGAATTATTTTTTCTAATTTTTACAGACAATAGAAGGATCGCTATATTAAATATAGCTTTATCTTTAATATGGGGTATAATGACATTAAAAGTGATAATGCCCAGTTTTTATATTGATGGAAACATGAGGAATCTAGTAGCAGAAAGATATGGACATATGGGAAGTAATTTTGTAGAGATCATTAGTTATATTTTGACTCATCCAATTGATATGTTTAAGCTGATGTTCAATAAGGCTTTTGGAGGATTTCTCCTCTCATTTGCATTTTTGCCAGTGTTATATATGAAACTATCAATATTTGCTCTCCCTTCAATTTTCATCAATCTTTTATCAAGAGCAGAGTCTCAATCCAACCTTGGTTTATACTATGCAATGTCAGCCATACCATTTTACTTCATTGCAATAGCAATATCAATGGAAAGGTTTCATCAAAAATGGAGGAAAAGATTACTCCTGTTAATTTTCATTATAGGTATTGTCTGTTTTCGAACAACAGGATGCATGATTCCAGATTATAATGATTTTAAAGCTCATTTTTTATTTGCAAATTTTCATACAAAAGATGGTATTTCAGCTCAGTCAAATATTGTTCCACATCTACCCAGGTATAAAAATATGAAGGTTTATCCTGAAAGAGATGGTAATACAATTTATATAATGCTGAAACTAACAGGCTTTAATGGGGTGAACAAATCAAGGATAGAATACTACAAGGAAATTTTGCATTTAATTGATAATGAAGGTTTTACTGTGGGAGAATATTTTTTCCCTTTTGTCATATTAAATAGAGACGATGATAGATCTGAAGGTAATGAAAAGGAATTGAAAGTAAGATTGAATCTTGTTAAATTAATTTCAGAAATTAAGCATAAACATTAA
- a CDS encoding (Fe-S)-binding protein: protein MLIKEYSDLKIKTPDCIVGAPVWVAHFKLDNDVTQLFPYINEMIEDSIYYEKPHYIQFTLDGFRCALYPDNVAVAPFEDRNQAIGFIGRLIDFLNDIYMRMDFLKPNYKKYRHIPVLEIFKLLPQTNCKKCGYLSCMAFASAISKGETLIDRCIELNNKSDENVDRLLNLLSADNS from the coding sequence ATGCTGATAAAGGAATACTCAGACCTGAAAATAAAAACTCCTGATTGTATAGTCGGAGCTCCAGTTTGGGTTGCTCATTTCAAGCTGGATAATGATGTAACTCAATTGTTTCCATACATCAATGAGATGATAGAAGATTCAATATATTATGAAAAACCTCATTATATTCAATTTACATTAGATGGATTTCGATGCGCCTTATATCCTGACAATGTTGCTGTGGCACCCTTTGAGGATCGCAACCAAGCAATAGGATTTATTGGAAGACTTATTGATTTTCTTAATGATATTTACATGAGGATGGATTTCCTAAAACCAAATTATAAAAAATATAGGCACATCCCTGTTCTTGAAATTTTCAAATTATTACCACAGACCAATTGCAAAAAGTGTGGGTATCTCTCTTGCATGGCATTCGCGAGTGCAATCAGCAAGGGGGAGACACTCATAGATAGATGCATAGAATTGAACAATAAAAGTGATGAAAATGTTGATAGACTGCTGAACTTACTCTCTGCAGATAATAGCTGA
- a CDS encoding sulfatase has translation MNIFLIIIICLPFLSCSRGESSGLLYEELTTDLISQFDSAVVQDLDFESKYKDLKKYSKIYKDPWSPDSPRLVKVGFEIDKERMFQNMRRSIYLGAYKGSPCKISLPLNIKSSSNLFLSFSIAGYQLNKIKSDRKLVVTLRDIDKKKILFNNKNSNISIPEKHWIDYSIDLPRENLETSSIDIEFETPSEQYEHIFISNPEIFKRISNKNRPPNVVFISIDALRADCVDSINNKYHLTPNIDSLAEDGFVFSNHFVVSNWTRPSTIAMLSSRYASSTGVNQYYPPVSDEEKEFFYHKSGIKPVNSILKKHGYITRSIGNNSFIMDYTGIGVDLDFDELSEYETQWEDTIDITDEAISFIKNHSRRKFFLFINYNAPHSAYIPPKKYLDPLRKRLKNLHPWFRAYLGEVAYTDDYFGRIVNELKKLKLYDNTIIVITSDHGEIFSNKFERSPFTDAKPIYSHGQTQFDEELRVPLIIKPTADFSPSSIKSNSLVRSIDIAPTILEIMNITVPDDYQGKSLLPVILGKEHENRYLYSEGRMMYSVRTEDYKYAERFYGFGIRPHHWGGEIVEEYKELYDLKNDPNEQNNIVDEKPHIAKKMKTLLHKERFKQPENTLLAKGLDISGRVKLLHGLFYDIKVTGKNSTYTKISRQEYLFKLSAGEYLIYQTIPKNLKVMLHINNMEKLLAGRYLLPIMHRTNNRNYILDPTMDVIKGRPEDDIISLIDRGILYWGMPLINGIAEIKKEKLLSRDINKLLQKWGYIQGKEKKEDRGRAGKDLLTGCSPTSALDN, from the coding sequence TTGAATATTTTTTTAATAATAATTATCTGCCTTCCCTTTCTATCATGTTCCAGGGGTGAGTCCAGCGGCTTGCTATATGAGGAACTTACAACTGATCTTATATCTCAATTTGATAGCGCAGTAGTTCAAGATTTAGATTTTGAAAGCAAGTATAAGGATCTAAAAAAGTATTCAAAAATATACAAAGATCCATGGAGTCCTGATTCACCAAGGCTAGTGAAAGTGGGTTTTGAGATTGATAAAGAAAGGATGTTTCAAAATATGAGACGTTCAATCTACCTTGGTGCTTATAAAGGCTCTCCATGCAAAATTTCATTACCCCTGAATATAAAAAGTAGCAGTAATTTATTTCTATCCTTTTCTATAGCAGGATATCAACTTAATAAAATAAAATCTGATAGAAAACTTGTAGTCACTTTGAGGGATATCGATAAAAAGAAAATTCTTTTTAATAATAAAAATTCAAACATATCCATTCCAGAAAAACATTGGATTGATTACTCTATCGATCTTCCTCGAGAAAATCTTGAAACATCTTCAATAGATATTGAATTCGAAACACCATCCGAGCAGTATGAACATATTTTTATTTCAAATCCAGAAATATTTAAAAGAATCAGCAACAAAAATAGACCTCCTAACGTTGTTTTCATCTCTATTGATGCCCTCAGGGCTGATTGTGTTGATTCGATAAATAACAAGTATCATCTTACTCCGAACATTGATTCATTGGCAGAGGATGGATTTGTATTTAGCAACCACTTTGTTGTTTCCAATTGGACGAGACCTTCCACAATTGCAATGCTATCTTCCCGTTATGCATCAAGTACTGGTGTGAATCAATATTATCCACCGGTAAGCGATGAGGAGAAGGAGTTCTTCTATCATAAGAGTGGCATAAAACCAGTAAACTCGATACTGAAGAAACACGGGTATATTACTAGATCAATTGGTAACAATTCTTTTATTATGGACTACACTGGCATTGGTGTAGATCTTGATTTTGATGAACTCTCAGAATATGAAACGCAATGGGAGGATACAATTGACATTACTGATGAGGCTATCAGTTTTATAAAAAATCATAGTCGAAGAAAATTTTTTCTATTCATAAACTACAATGCTCCTCACAGTGCATATATCCCCCCAAAGAAATATCTTGATCCACTTAGGAAGAGACTCAAAAACCTTCATCCATGGTTTAGGGCATATCTAGGTGAGGTAGCCTATACGGATGATTATTTTGGAAGAATTGTAAATGAACTTAAAAAACTAAAGCTATATGATAATACTATTATCGTTATAACCTCTGATCATGGTGAAATATTCAGCAATAAATTTGAGAGAAGCCCGTTTACGGACGCAAAACCTATCTACTCCCATGGTCAGACTCAGTTTGACGAAGAATTGAGAGTGCCTTTAATTATAAAGCCTACAGCAGATTTTTCCCCTTCAAGCATCAAGAGCAATTCCCTGGTAAGAAGCATAGATATTGCTCCAACAATATTAGAGATTATGAATATCACTGTACCGGATGATTATCAGGGCAAATCCCTTCTGCCTGTTATTCTTGGGAAGGAGCATGAAAATAGATATTTATATTCTGAGGGAAGGATGATGTACTCAGTAAGGACAGAAGACTATAAATATGCAGAACGATTCTATGGTTTTGGCATTCGCCCTCATCACTGGGGAGGTGAAATTGTTGAAGAGTATAAGGAACTATATGACCTTAAAAATGATCCCAATGAGCAAAATAATATTGTTGATGAAAAGCCACATATTGCAAAAAAAATGAAAACTCTACTTCACAAAGAGAGGTTTAAGCAACCCGAAAACACCCTACTAGCTAAGGGACTAGATATTAGTGGAAGAGTAAAATTATTACATGGCTTATTTTATGATATAAAGGTAACCGGAAAAAATTCTACTTATACTAAAATCAGCAGACAGGAATATCTCTTTAAGCTTTCTGCCGGTGAATATCTTATATATCAGACTATTCCAAAAAACTTAAAAGTAATGCTTCATATTAACAATATGGAAAAGCTTCTTGCAGGCAGATATCTCCTTCCGATAATGCACCGAACCAATAATAGAAATTATATCCTAGATCCAACTATGGATGTTATTAAGGGAAGGCCGGAAGATGATATCATTTCTCTAATTGATAGGGGGATATTATATTGGGGTATGCCACTAATCAATGGAATAGCGGAGATAAAAAAGGAGAAACTTCTTTCACGGGATATTAATAAATTATTGCAAAAGTGGGGATATATACAGGGAAAAGAAAAGAAAGAAGACAGGGGCAGGGCTGGAAAAGATCTGTTAACAGGATGCTCCCCAACCTCTGCTCTTGATAACTAA
- a CDS encoding amidohydrolase family protein: protein MHKMSLLNTIIVTQPSFFYHMGDRYRKGMPPEHLKWIYPLQSFGNHGVMTVLSSDSPMVPSDPFTGIYTVVTRKDQFALTFSPEESVSTIDALRMYSLFPAFASFEENRKGSITSGKLADMALLSDDPTQVEPEEIKNIKNLLTIIDGKVVWEA from the coding sequence ATGCATAAGATGAGTTTGTTAAATACAATTATAGTGACTCAACCATCTTTCTTCTATCATATGGGAGATCGATATCGAAAGGGGATGCCCCCCGAGCATTTAAAATGGATTTATCCCTTACAATCCTTTGGCAATCATGGTGTGATGACTGTTCTCAGCTCAGATTCACCTATGGTTCCTAGCGATCCATTTACTGGGATCTATACCGTTGTTACCAGAAAAGATCAATTTGCACTTACTTTTTCACCAGAAGAATCTGTTTCAACTATTGATGCACTTCGCATGTATAGTCTGTTTCCTGCATTTGCATCATTTGAGGAGAATCGAAAAGGTTCTATCACATCAGGGAAATTAGCTGACATGGCGCTATTGAGCGATGACCCAACTCAAGTGGAACCAGAGGAGATAAAGAACATTAAAAACCTTTTGACAATTATAGATGGGAAGGTTGTATGGGAAGCTTAA
- a CDS encoding metallophosphoesterase: MNIIKKPFTVLEGIKTIAILGDPGCSKSWEKNFPRLLRKVWEDHSPQLFIVAGDLSYRARIREYKRILYYMNSVPATWVAVPGDHDRPFINFYRYFGALRKVIDVSQWRFIGINTGNRNFKKKDAHWIQKNIRENSIIFSHIPPEIDDWSFHSLKTKPSNYFLEVIKKNRNELKKMFFGHIHGYSEQTFLDIPMIVTGGVAQSKVIRDNQYNDQDYYAMTIFDVKTGHTSFCTIE; this comes from the coding sequence ATGAATATTATTAAAAAACCTTTTACAGTATTAGAGGGCATAAAGACAATAGCCATTCTTGGAGATCCGGGATGCAGCAAGAGTTGGGAGAAAAACTTTCCACGACTGCTAAGGAAGGTATGGGAAGATCATTCTCCACAGTTATTTATTGTTGCCGGTGATCTATCCTATCGCGCTCGCATCCGTGAATATAAACGGATACTATACTATATGAATAGCGTGCCAGCAACATGGGTTGCTGTACCGGGAGATCATGATCGCCCTTTTATCAACTTCTATAGGTATTTTGGGGCTCTACGTAAGGTAATAGATGTATCTCAATGGAGATTTATCGGCATCAATACTGGCAATAGAAATTTTAAAAAGAAGGATGCTCATTGGATACAAAAGAACATTCGTGAGAATTCAATCATCTTCTCACACATCCCTCCAGAAATAGATGATTGGTCTTTTCATTCTCTGAAAACTAAACCCTCCAATTACTTTTTAGAGGTTATCAAAAAAAATCGAAATGAGTTAAAAAAAATGTTCTTTGGGCACATACACGGTTATTCAGAACAGACATTTTTAGATATACCCATGATAGTGACAGGAGGGGTTGCACAATCAAAGGTTATTAGGGATAATCAATATAATGATCAGGATTATTATGCCATGACGATCTTTGATGTGAAAACAGGACACACAAGTTTTTGCACAATCGAGTGA
- a CDS encoding glycosyltransferase produces MDNNNLEFIVGIPSYMEADNIANVVKTIDEGINKYFGDLNSIIVNVDNHSEDGTGDIFKTIKTKTPKKYISTRKGILGKGNNFYNLFKFAQGHFSTLKAVLVIDADLKSITPEWIKYLGEPVLKGFDYAFPFYSRHQFDGTITNHICYPLIYGLLGEDIRQPIGGEFGFSSRLINHWLEQRWLPSTKQYGIDIFMSLEAILGKYKICEVGLGTKVHKASSPKIGPMFTQVVTTFFNKILSYRSEWLNSAGFKPKTQPRFGLKKIDPPQELKIDIRELKEKLRQEYYEKEPLLRKYLNEYSMSRVENMFEQDFYNMGILMWTQIVYQLLFTFDMGGKKIKEEVVEALKPLYFVRSIAFDYQAWRYNINYAESTIKEQARAFSSQKPYLIGLYRKEDYEKFCKV; encoded by the coding sequence ATGGATAATAATAACCTTGAATTTATTGTAGGCATACCATCCTACATGGAGGCTGATAATATCGCTAATGTTGTAAAGACAATTGATGAGGGAATAAACAAATATTTTGGCGATCTGAATTCAATTATTGTAAATGTTGATAATCATAGCGAAGATGGTACAGGAGATATTTTTAAGACAATTAAAACAAAGACTCCTAAAAAATATATATCGACTAGAAAGGGTATCTTGGGAAAGGGCAATAATTTTTACAACCTATTTAAATTTGCTCAAGGTCACTTTTCTACACTGAAAGCGGTATTGGTGATAGATGCGGATTTGAAATCGATTACTCCTGAATGGATTAAATATTTAGGAGAACCAGTACTCAAAGGCTTTGATTATGCCTTTCCCTTTTATTCACGACATCAATTTGATGGCACCATTACTAATCATATATGCTATCCCTTAATTTATGGACTTCTAGGTGAAGATATCCGGCAACCAATTGGAGGCGAGTTCGGATTCTCCTCCAGGCTCATAAATCACTGGCTTGAGCAGAGATGGCTTCCCAGCACAAAGCAATATGGAATTGATATCTTTATGTCGCTAGAGGCTATTCTTGGGAAATATAAAATATGTGAGGTTGGATTAGGGACAAAGGTCCATAAAGCCAGTTCTCCGAAAATCGGACCAATGTTTACTCAAGTGGTTACGACCTTCTTTAATAAAATTCTCTCATATAGATCAGAGTGGTTAAATAGTGCTGGTTTTAAGCCAAAAACCCAACCCCGTTTTGGGTTGAAAAAGATCGATCCTCCTCAAGAACTTAAAATTGATATACGTGAGTTGAAGGAAAAGCTTCGTCAGGAATATTATGAAAAGGAACCTCTTCTTAGGAAATATTTAAATGAATACAGTATGAGTCGTGTAGAGAATATGTTTGAGCAGGATTTCTATAACATGGGTATACTTATGTGGACACAGATTGTATATCAATTGCTTTTCACATTTGATATGGGCGGCAAAAAGATCAAAGAGGAGGTTGTCGAAGCCCTTAAACCCCTATACTTTGTGCGTTCAATCGCTTTTGACTACCAGGCCTGGAGGTACAATATCAATTATGCAGAAAGCACAATAAAGGAACAGGCCAGGGCATTTTCTTCGCAAAAGCCTTATCTAATCGGTCTATATAGGAAAGAGGACTATGAAAAGTTTTGTAAAGTATAA
- the thpR gene encoding RNA 2',3'-cyclic phosphodiesterase has product MARLFIALPLEGEGVTSPLKPIVEYLNQHNQLLKVVSTNNYHITIKFLGECDENKANKIIESFPNIELSKGDIPFRISGIGAFPEAKRASVIWCGIKTDARIIDNIFKDIENFSSHFGFQKEKRRFIPHLTLARVRKGKRMTEDIVKFIEKNSDRYFGESSFKKLVLYSSNLTPKGPQYTELKYINLR; this is encoded by the coding sequence ATGGCTAGGCTTTTTATTGCACTTCCCCTTGAGGGTGAAGGAGTGACTTCTCCATTAAAACCTATAGTAGAATATCTTAATCAGCATAATCAATTATTGAAGGTTGTGTCTACTAATAATTATCACATAACCATTAAGTTTCTTGGGGAATGTGATGAGAATAAGGCAAATAAAATTATTGAGTCCTTCCCTAATATCGAGCTTTCTAAGGGTGATATACCCTTCAGGATTTCAGGTATAGGCGCATTCCCTGAGGCTAAAAGAGCCAGTGTAATCTGGTGCGGCATAAAAACAGATGCAAGGATCATTGATAATATATTCAAGGATATTGAGAACTTCTCATCTCACTTTGGATTTCAAAAGGAGAAAAGAAGATTTATACCTCATCTAACCCTTGCAAGGGTTAGGAAAGGCAAAAGGATGACAGAGGATATTGTAAAATTTATTGAGAAAAATAGTGATAGATACTTTGGAGAATCATCATTTAAGAAGCTTGTCCTCTATTCCTCCAATCTGACACCAAAGGGACCTCAATATACTGAATTGAAATACATTAACCTAAGGTAG
- a CDS encoding dihydroorotate dehydrogenase electron transfer subunit, protein MIGITTDKPEKICSDHFLLRIDVPNVLSSPGQFVNIRIGDQTDPLLRRPFSIHNHKDNIIEIVFRVVGKGTRLLSNYENLGKVDIIAPLGNGFTLIEGGRALIIGGGVGNAPLYYLAELLKRRDIHVTFLYGARSKEYVYLQNKYESVASRFVLTTDDGTDGRKGIVSDVAEELFQKEDFDIIYVCGPNAMIGSVIDLLNKLSIPTPIEISVETYFGCGIGICYGCTIDTLVGQKRACVDGPVFDGRIIRWDAFQQSQ, encoded by the coding sequence ATGATTGGAATTACAACCGATAAACCTGAAAAAATTTGCTCAGATCACTTCCTCTTAAGAATTGATGTCCCTAATGTACTATCCTCTCCCGGTCAATTTGTAAACATCAGAATAGGTGATCAAACAGACCCCTTACTAAGACGTCCTTTCTCGATTCACAATCATAAAGATAATATAATCGAAATAGTATTCAGGGTTGTTGGCAAGGGAACAAGGCTACTAAGCAATTATGAAAATCTCGGAAAGGTTGATATAATTGCTCCTCTGGGTAATGGTTTTACTCTAATAGAGGGGGGAAGGGCTCTGATAATCGGGGGTGGTGTTGGCAATGCACCACTATATTATCTGGCAGAGCTCCTAAAGCGACGAGATATTCATGTGACTTTTCTCTATGGCGCAAGGTCAAAGGAATATGTGTATCTACAGAATAAATATGAATCTGTGGCAAGCAGATTTGTTCTCACAACTGATGACGGCACGGATGGCAGAAAGGGTATTGTATCAGATGTGGCTGAAGAATTATTTCAAAAGGAAGATTTTGATATAATCTATGTCTGCGGACCAAATGCAATGATAGGGAGCGTGATCGATCTACTGAATAAATTATCAATTCCCACACCTATAGAAATTTCGGTTGAGACCTACTTCGGTTGCGGGATCGGGATATGTTATGGATGCACCATAGACACCCTTGTTGGACAAAAGAGGGCATGTGTGGATGGTCCTGTATTTGACGGACGAATTATTAGGTGGGATGCTTTTCAACAATCTCAATAG
- a CDS encoding FGGY-family carbohydrate kinase produces the protein MGKKAISKIEECILSIDVGTQSIRSAIVDLKGRIISIVKTPIEPYFSTHPGWAEQDPEYFWKTLGITCRKLLRSMDVPKEAIKAVTLTTQRNTVINLDKKGKPLRPAIVWLDQRKAKREKWPPFPIMLILKIMNLMDAVNYSITESDANWIRQNQPEIWDKTYKFLFLSGFLTYRLTGEYIDSTANQVGFIPFDYKRHRWPKKSHNYWKRIPMNKDILPSLVKPTEILGYITPQASKETGIPQGLQVIASATDKACEALGAGCLTPEIACISYGTTAIIETTSEKYVEVIPFIPPFPSAVPGAYNTEIMIYRGYWMISWFKKEFGWKEEEIAKKKNIASEKLFDEMARDITPGSMGLMLQPYWSPGIRIPGPEAKGAIIGFGDVHTRAHIYRAILEGLAFALREGAIRTELKNRVKIQKLRISGGGSQSDVAMQITSDIFDLPAERPNTYETSTLGAAIDAAVGCEFYSDFQSAVQGMTGIGKVFEPIPSNRDIYKELFERVYLKMYHRLKNLYDSIRDITGYPSKIH, from the coding sequence ATGGGAAAGAAGGCAATAAGTAAAATTGAGGAATGTATATTATCAATTGATGTTGGAACACAGTCAATAAGGTCTGCAATAGTTGATTTAAAGGGTAGGATTATCTCAATTGTTAAAACGCCTATTGAACCATATTTCTCTACTCATCCAGGGTGGGCTGAACAGGACCCTGAATATTTCTGGAAGACCCTAGGCATTACTTGCAGGAAGCTCTTAAGGTCAATGGATGTTCCAAAGGAGGCAATCAAGGCCGTCACCCTTACAACTCAGCGAAATACAGTAATAAATCTGGATAAGAAGGGGAAACCTCTCCGTCCGGCAATTGTTTGGTTGGATCAGAGAAAAGCCAAAAGGGAGAAGTGGCCGCCCTTTCCGATTATGTTAATTCTCAAAATCATGAATCTTATGGATGCAGTTAATTATTCAATAACAGAGAGCGATGCTAACTGGATAAGACAAAATCAACCTGAAATATGGGATAAAACCTATAAATTTCTCTTTCTTTCAGGATTTTTGACTTATAGATTGACAGGTGAATACATAGATTCAACAGCCAATCAGGTTGGATTTATTCCATTTGATTATAAGCGACATAGGTGGCCAAAAAAATCTCATAATTATTGGAAGAGGATTCCTATGAATAAGGATATACTTCCATCATTGGTTAAGCCTACGGAGATACTAGGTTACATTACCCCACAGGCCTCAAAGGAGACCGGAATTCCTCAAGGATTGCAGGTAATAGCATCAGCTACAGATAAGGCCTGTGAAGCATTAGGAGCAGGTTGCCTTACTCCAGAGATAGCCTGTATCAGTTATGGCACTACTGCGATAATTGAGACTACAAGTGAGAAATATGTTGAGGTTATTCCATTTATTCCTCCCTTTCCAAGCGCAGTGCCCGGGGCCTATAATACAGAGATTATGATATACAGAGGATATTGGATGATAAGCTGGTTCAAAAAGGAATTTGGGTGGAAGGAGGAAGAGATAGCGAAAAAGAAGAATATTGCTTCTGAAAAGCTCTTTGATGAGATGGCAAGGGATATTACCCCTGGTTCTATGGGATTGATGTTACAGCCATATTGGTCGCCTGGCATCAGGATTCCCGGCCCTGAGGCAAAGGGCGCCATTATTGGATTTGGCGATGTACATACTCGCGCTCATATATATAGGGCAATTCTGGAAGGATTAGCCTTTGCCCTAAGGGAGGGAGCGATTCGAACTGAGTTAAAAAACAGGGTTAAGATTCAAAAGCTGAGAATATCAGGCGGCGGTTCACAAAGCGATGTGGCCATGCAGATAACATCCGATATCTTTGATCTCCCGGCAGAAAGACCTAATACCTATGAAACATCGACATTAGGCGCGGCTATTGATGCTGCGGTGGGATGCGAATTTTATTCTGATTTTCAGAGCGCTGTACAGGGGATGACAGGCATAGGCAAGGTCTTTGAGCCAATTCCATCCAATAGGGATATTTATAAGGAACTCTTTGAAAGGGTATATTTAAAAATGTATCATAGATTGAAAAATTTATATGATAGCATCAGGGATATTACTGGTTATCCTTCAAAAATTCATTGA